Proteins found in one Bacillota bacterium genomic segment:
- a CDS encoding lysylphosphatidylglycerol synthase transmembrane domain-containing protein produces the protein MFQSRLLRIAIGITVSLAFLAGAFYKIQPPQFWAALKSINAVNVLLCVMFFGLSCVFRALMWRLTTRPLGQVGFFTLFGGVVVGYMANNVLPLRAGELVRAFYLAARSDISKTAAFSTICIERVLDVVSLALLLALGVACGIQGLAVHTAEVALTALAAAVLAAVLLVAGLSWASGRKQGASNFFARLFDVIGKFVQPVRQLQKPKIVLALLGLSLAAWASNYFSVLALINGAVVSQLQAALLLLLFVNLGLLIPSSPGALGVMQVAFWTALAAFGVPKEQSLAYSFVYQGGLYLFTFAVGLSFLFRAHLRLKDVSGQLPTPEVPPEATEVAQMSRPN, from the coding sequence ATGTTTCAATCGAGGCTTTTACGTATCGCTATTGGTATTACGGTCAGCCTGGCTTTTCTGGCGGGGGCGTTTTACAAGATACAACCGCCGCAGTTCTGGGCGGCGCTTAAGAGCATAAACGCGGTCAATGTGCTGTTGTGCGTCATGTTCTTCGGGTTAAGCTGTGTCTTCCGGGCGCTGATGTGGCGCCTCACAACGCGGCCGTTAGGACAGGTCGGGTTCTTTACGCTGTTCGGCGGCGTGGTTGTCGGGTATATGGCGAACAACGTCCTGCCCCTGCGGGCGGGCGAGTTGGTGCGGGCTTTCTATCTTGCCGCGCGCTCCGATATCTCCAAAACAGCCGCCTTCTCCACCATCTGCATCGAAAGGGTCCTCGATGTTGTCTCGCTCGCACTGTTGTTGGCGCTTGGGGTCGCATGTGGCATCCAAGGGCTTGCAGTACACACCGCGGAGGTGGCGCTGACGGCGCTGGCCGCGGCGGTCCTGGCAGCAGTCCTTTTAGTGGCGGGGCTTTCCTGGGCTAGCGGGAGAAAGCAAGGCGCTTCAAACTTTTTTGCCCGTCTTTTCGACGTTATCGGCAAATTCGTTCAGCCGGTGCGCCAACTTCAGAAGCCGAAAATCGTTTTGGCCCTGTTGGGGCTGAGCCTTGCGGCCTGGGCCAGCAACTATTTTTCGGTCTTGGCCCTTATCAACGGCGCAGTGGTGTCCCAACTACAGGCGGCACTGTTGCTTCTCCTTTTCGTAAACCTCGGATTGCTCATTCCTTCCTCCCCGGGAGCGCTCGGGGTCATGCAGGTGGCCTTCTGGACGGCGCTGGCCGCGTTCGGCGTCCCCAAGGAACAAAGCCTGGCATACTCCTTCGTCTACCAGGGAGGGCTTTACCTCTTCACCTTTGCGGTGGGACTGTCTTTCCTATTCCGGGCGCATCTGCGGCTGAAGGATGTATCCGGTCAACTCCCAACGCCGGAAGTTCCTCCGGAAGCCACTGAGGTGGCACAAATGAGTCGCCCGAACTGA
- the nifV gene encoding homocitrate synthase produces the protein MIVDTTLRDGEQTAGVVFANREKIRIAKFLDEIGVHQIEAGIPVMGGDESESIKEICLSGLKASIMGWNRPVIRDIEASLALGVDAVAISISTSDIHIKHKLQTSREWVLDKMTGAVAFAKKHGVYVSTNAEDASRSDMDFLLTFARAAKEAGADRLRYCDTVGVLDPFTTYENIKTIVKEVGIPIEMHTHNDFGMATANALAGVAAGADWIGVTVCGLGERAGNAALEEVVMALKHLYNVDLGFRTEMFREVAEYVSRAAHRELPSWKAIVGMNMFAHESGIHADGALKNPKTYEAFRPEEVGLARQIMIGKHSGSAALRAKFAEYGIILSKHQAEELLPEIRRAAVDYKRVLFDKELVSIYEDFFGKRG, from the coding sequence ATGATTGTCGACACCACCCTGCGCGACGGGGAACAGACCGCGGGAGTGGTTTTCGCCAACCGGGAAAAGATCCGCATCGCCAAATTCCTGGATGAAATAGGGGTCCACCAGATTGAAGCGGGAATCCCGGTCATGGGCGGGGACGAATCCGAGTCGATCAAGGAAATCTGTCTGTCGGGGTTGAAGGCCAGCATCATGGGCTGGAACCGCCCGGTGATAAGGGATATCGAGGCGTCGCTCGCCCTTGGTGTGGACGCCGTGGCCATATCCATCTCGACGTCCGATATCCACATCAAGCATAAACTGCAGACCTCCCGGGAGTGGGTTTTAGATAAGATGACGGGCGCCGTCGCCTTTGCCAAGAAGCACGGGGTCTATGTTTCTACCAACGCGGAGGATGCTTCCCGCAGCGATATGGATTTTCTTTTGACCTTTGCGCGGGCGGCCAAAGAAGCGGGCGCAGACAGGCTGCGTTACTGCGATACCGTAGGAGTGCTGGACCCCTTTACGACTTACGAAAACATTAAAACCATTGTCAAAGAAGTCGGTATCCCGATAGAGATGCACACCCACAACGATTTCGGTATGGCCACCGCCAACGCTCTTGCGGGAGTGGCTGCGGGCGCCGACTGGATCGGGGTCACCGTTTGCGGGCTCGGGGAAAGGGCCGGGAACGCCGCACTGGAAGAGGTGGTTATGGCGCTTAAACACCTCTATAACGTGGACCTCGGCTTCAGGACCGAGATGTTCCGTGAGGTGGCGGAGTACGTATCACGCGCCGCCCACCGGGAACTCCCCTCCTGGAAGGCGATCGTGGGGATGAACATGTTCGCGCACGAGTCCGGGATCCACGCCGACGGCGCGCTCAAGAACCCGAAGACTTATGAAGCCTTCCGGCCCGAAGAGGTCGGACTGGCCCGCCAGATAATGATCGGGAAACACTCCGGCTCGGCGGCCCTCAGGGCTAAGTTTGCGGAGTACGGGATAATACTGAGCAAGCACCAGGCCGAGGAGCTTCTGCCCGAGATTCGCCGGGCGGCGGTGGATTACAAGCGTGTGCTTTTTGACAAGGAACTTGTCAGCATTTATGAGGATTTCTTCGGAAAGAGGGGATAA
- a CDS encoding 3-isopropylmalate dehydratase large subunit, which yields MGQTIIEKILSRAGGRSCRAGEIVVAGIDCVMAQDGTAPLAIQAFERMGGKKVFDPDRVNLVIDHSVPSPTEGISNLHKLMRDFAREKGAKIYDIGNGVCHQVMVESGRVGPGCVAVGADSHTCTYGALNAFSTGVGSTDLAAALISGHMWFKVPETVKIVCRGVLPKGVYAKDLILSLIGALTADGATYKAVEFTGEAFAALSMEGRFTVANMAVEMGAKAGLMEADAKTFAWLEACGGKEFTPVAADPDAAYAAVKEYDVSNLEQQVAKPHRVDNVAPLGAVAGLKIDQAFIGTCTNGRLEDLRTAAAVLDGKSVHPHVRLIVAPASRRIYLEAIEDGTLAKLAQAGAAVVTPGCGPCVGTHNGVPADNEVVVSTANRNFKGRMGNSNAEIYLASPAAVAAAAVAGEITDPRELLP from the coding sequence TTGGGACAGACCATCATTGAAAAAATTCTCTCACGTGCCGGCGGCAGGTCCTGCCGGGCGGGTGAGATAGTGGTTGCCGGGATCGACTGCGTGATGGCCCAGGACGGCACCGCCCCACTTGCCATCCAGGCGTTTGAGCGGATGGGCGGGAAGAAGGTTTTCGACCCGGACAGGGTTAACCTGGTGATCGACCACAGTGTGCCCAGTCCGACGGAAGGCATCTCCAACCTTCACAAGCTGATGCGCGATTTCGCCCGGGAAAAGGGCGCAAAGATATACGATATCGGTAACGGCGTGTGCCACCAGGTGATGGTGGAAAGCGGCCGTGTGGGTCCCGGCTGCGTGGCCGTGGGGGCGGACTCCCACACCTGCACCTACGGGGCGCTTAACGCCTTTTCCACGGGTGTGGGTTCGACCGACCTGGCGGCGGCGCTTATCTCGGGGCACATGTGGTTCAAGGTCCCCGAAACCGTTAAAATTGTATGCCGCGGCGTCCTTCCCAAGGGGGTATACGCCAAAGACCTTATCCTTTCCCTCATCGGCGCGCTGACCGCGGACGGAGCCACCTACAAAGCGGTTGAGTTTACCGGCGAGGCTTTTGCCGCGCTCTCTATGGAAGGCCGTTTCACCGTGGCCAACATGGCGGTGGAGATGGGCGCCAAGGCGGGACTGATGGAGGCCGACGCCAAGACCTTCGCTTGGCTTGAGGCATGCGGCGGCAAGGAGTTTACACCGGTCGCGGCCGATCCCGACGCCGCTTATGCCGCCGTGAAGGAATATGATGTTTCGAACCTGGAGCAGCAGGTGGCCAAGCCCCACCGTGTGGACAACGTGGCGCCTTTGGGCGCGGTCGCGGGTCTTAAGATCGACCAGGCCTTTATCGGCACCTGCACCAACGGCAGGCTGGAAGACCTCCGCACGGCTGCGGCCGTTCTCGACGGAAAAAGCGTACACCCGCACGTGCGCCTGATTGTTGCGCCCGCCTCAAGGCGGATTTACCTGGAGGCGATAGAGGACGGCACGCTGGCAAAACTCGCGCAGGCGGGAGCGGCGGTGGTGACGCCCGGATGCGGTCCCTGCGTGGGGACGCACAACGGCGTTCCGGCCGACAACGAAGTAGTCGTTTCCACGGCCAACCGCAACTTCAAAGGCCGCATGGGGAACAGCAACGCCGAGATCTACCTTGCTTCGCCCGCGGCGGTGGCCGCTGCAGCGGTGGCGGGCGAAATAACCGACCCGCGTGAACTTCTGCCTTAG
- a CDS encoding phosphomannomutase/phosphoglucomutase, whose protein sequence is MTTLFNPNIFRAYDIRGVADRDLTPEAVTALGKAVGTLMINSGSHNVVVGRDNRLSSPRLRDALVGGLVGTGCDICDIGEAATPVLYFTCDHYGAGGGVMITGSHNPPQENGFKITVGGATIYGEEILRLKEIMTAGAFSTGTGTIRHENASRAYLGMLREKIKLGPRRLKVAVDCGNGTGALFAEEILRGWGCKVIPLFCVSDGSFPNHQPDPVKTANLQELRRAVIDKDCDLGVGYDGDADRLGVVDEKGNIIWGDRLQILFWREILPHNPGTPCIVEVKCSQALVDEIIRLGGRPFFYKTGHSLIKAKMKEIGALFTGEMSGHMFFADEYYGFDDAFYATGRLLRILSHAGLPLSQMFADVPRYYSTAETRIPCADDQKFSVVVRLVDHFRKGHEVIDVDGARVLFDEGWGLVRASNTQPVLVARCEAKTAEGLKRICSVIQKAVVAAAGVEDFAWEF, encoded by the coding sequence ATGACGACGCTGTTTAACCCGAACATTTTTCGGGCCTACGACATCAGGGGGGTCGCCGACCGGGACCTGACGCCTGAGGCGGTAACCGCGCTCGGGAAGGCCGTGGGGACCTTAATGATTAACAGCGGGAGCCATAATGTTGTTGTGGGCCGGGATAACCGCCTGAGCTCCCCGAGGCTGCGCGACGCGCTTGTGGGCGGTCTGGTCGGTACCGGGTGTGATATCTGTGACATCGGTGAAGCGGCGACGCCGGTCTTGTATTTTACGTGCGACCATTACGGCGCCGGGGGTGGAGTGATGATTACCGGGAGCCACAACCCCCCGCAAGAAAACGGTTTTAAAATCACTGTCGGAGGAGCAACCATATACGGCGAGGAGATCCTCCGGTTAAAAGAAATAATGACGGCCGGCGCTTTTTCCACCGGAACCGGAACTATAAGGCACGAAAACGCTTCGCGGGCGTACCTCGGGATGCTCCGGGAAAAGATAAAGCTCGGCCCGCGTCGGCTCAAAGTCGCGGTTGACTGCGGCAACGGCACGGGAGCCTTGTTCGCGGAAGAGATACTGCGGGGCTGGGGGTGCAAGGTCATTCCCCTTTTCTGCGTCTCGGACGGAAGCTTCCCCAACCACCAGCCGGACCCGGTTAAGACCGCCAACCTTCAGGAACTCCGGCGCGCGGTTATCGATAAGGACTGCGACCTTGGCGTCGGTTACGACGGGGATGCGGACCGTCTGGGCGTAGTCGACGAAAAAGGTAACATAATCTGGGGCGACCGGCTGCAGATCCTGTTCTGGCGGGAGATCCTGCCGCACAACCCGGGAACGCCGTGCATTGTGGAGGTTAAGTGCTCTCAGGCGCTGGTGGACGAAATAATACGTCTGGGGGGAAGACCTTTCTTCTATAAAACCGGCCACTCGCTTATTAAGGCCAAAATGAAAGAAATCGGGGCGCTCTTTACGGGCGAAATGTCCGGGCATATGTTTTTCGCCGATGAGTACTACGGGTTCGACGACGCCTTTTACGCCACCGGCAGACTGCTGCGCATCCTCTCGCACGCCGGCCTTCCATTATCGCAAATGTTCGCCGATGTTCCCCGGTATTACTCAACCGCGGAAACAAGGATACCGTGCGCCGATGATCAGAAATTTTCCGTGGTCGTTCGGCTTGTCGACCATTTCCGAAAGGGCCACGAAGTCATCGATGTAGACGGCGCGCGGGTGCTGTTCGACGAAGGCTGGGGACTGGTGCGCGCTTCGAACACCCAACCGGTGCTGGTGGCGCGCTGTGAAGCGAAGACTGCGGAAGGTTTGAAGAGGATTTGCAGCGTCATTCAAAAAGCGGTTGTTGCAGCAGCCGGAGTAGAGGATTTCGCATGGGAATTTTAG
- the gatB gene encoding Asp-tRNA(Asn)/Glu-tRNA(Gln) amidotransferase subunit GatB, translating into MKGYETVIGLEIHAELRTESKIFCSSSAAFGGEPNAHICPVCLGLPGVLPVLNKKVVEYGIRAALALNCEVARFCKFDRKNYYYPDLPKAYQISQYDLPLAQNGYLEVETENGVRRIGITRIHMEEDAGKLVHQGTVSTTPYSLVDYNRTGVPLLEIVSEPDMRSPDEAKAYAEKLRSVIQFTGISDCKMEEGSLRVDANISVRPVGSPEFGTRTEIKNVNSFRSLQRALAYEVERQIAVIEEGGRVVQETRTWDDAKGVTLPLRSKEEAHDYRYFPEPDLPPLVITREWVEQINGTLPELPDARRERYVGEYGLSAYDAGVLTNTREIGDYFEECLKVYPNPKTVGNWVMGELARLLNATNKEIDASPVRPAQLAVLLKLIDDGTISGKIAKTVFEEMFNSGKDPQVIVREQGLVQITDESALKAEIEKVIAANPKVVADYRQGKDKALGFLVGQVMKATRGKANPGLVNSLLKEALEK; encoded by the coding sequence ATGAAGGGTTACGAAACGGTAATCGGGCTCGAGATACACGCCGAGCTGCGGACGGAAAGCAAGATATTCTGCTCCTCGAGCGCGGCCTTCGGCGGCGAGCCCAACGCCCACATCTGTCCGGTGTGCCTGGGGCTTCCCGGGGTGCTGCCGGTTTTAAATAAGAAAGTGGTCGAGTACGGCATTCGTGCCGCCCTGGCGCTTAATTGCGAGGTGGCGCGGTTCTGCAAATTCGACCGGAAGAACTATTACTACCCGGACCTGCCGAAAGCCTATCAGATATCGCAGTACGACCTGCCGCTGGCGCAGAACGGCTACCTTGAGGTAGAAACGGAAAACGGCGTCAGGCGGATCGGCATCACCCGCATTCACATGGAGGAAGACGCCGGAAAACTGGTTCACCAGGGGACGGTTTCCACGACACCATACTCGCTGGTAGATTACAACCGGACCGGCGTGCCTTTGCTGGAGATAGTCTCCGAACCGGACATGCGCTCGCCGGACGAGGCCAAGGCCTACGCGGAAAAACTCCGGAGCGTGATTCAGTTCACGGGCATTTCGGACTGCAAGATGGAAGAGGGCTCCCTGCGCGTCGATGCGAACATTTCGGTCCGGCCTGTCGGAAGCCCGGAATTCGGTACCAGGACCGAAATAAAGAACGTGAACTCCTTCCGTTCCCTGCAGCGGGCGCTTGCCTACGAGGTCGAGCGCCAGATCGCCGTGATAGAGGAAGGGGGGCGCGTGGTTCAGGAGACGCGTACCTGGGACGACGCGAAAGGCGTGACTCTCCCCCTGCGCAGCAAGGAGGAGGCGCACGATTACCGCTATTTCCCGGAACCCGATCTCCCGCCTTTGGTGATTACCAGGGAGTGGGTCGAACAGATAAACGGAACCCTTCCCGAACTCCCCGACGCGAGGCGGGAGCGCTATGTCGGCGAGTACGGCCTTTCGGCTTATGACGCCGGGGTGCTCACGAACACGCGGGAGATAGGGGATTATTTCGAGGAGTGCCTGAAGGTATATCCCAACCCCAAAACCGTCGGTAACTGGGTGATGGGGGAACTGGCGCGGCTTTTAAACGCGACCAATAAAGAGATAGACGCGTCACCGGTGCGGCCGGCGCAACTGGCCGTGCTGCTCAAGCTGATCGACGACGGCACCATCAGCGGGAAGATCGCCAAGACCGTCTTCGAGGAGATGTTCAACAGCGGCAAAGACCCGCAGGTTATCGTGCGGGAGCAGGGTCTTGTCCAGATTACCGACGAGTCTGCGCTTAAGGCGGAGATAGAAAAGGTTATCGCCGCAAATCCCAAGGTGGTGGCGGATTACAGACAGGGTAAGGACAAGGCGCTCGGCTTTCTGGTGGGCCAGGTGATGAAGGCCACCAGAGGGAAGGCCAATCCGGGGCTGGTCAACAGCCTCTTGAAGGAAGCCCTGGAGAAATAG
- a CDS encoding PKD domain-containing protein produces the protein MRTAANEEIIGLLTGPGYDHICSLLINTPVTGYTVLATPILLNAGLTNVKSATPTPSAITRGIVKGNTTEHCNARGQIKTCIFDVNPCTLQGVFKITWSGGDYDLSLVRPDGSQIDPQDPFGDYTFRKDATYAYCAVDLPEPGTWTCVVTANEVPPGGGTVNCLLLVIEETPPEVILEGFADGYVLKEPVVVTARGYDMDGFSSLEFFLNYNDLVSVWYDTPQSVVEKTYLLNPTLLPDGKYTFSALLADNNFSSTGKSLDFIIDNVLPVADAGLDKEVYNGEEVAFDASSSSDAIVFLWGFGDGTVDACEFPYGVHTYSNPGRYTVTLTVYDDAGNMAEDTANVTVRARTQ, from the coding sequence TTGCGGACTGCTGCAAATGAAGAAATCATCGGTTTGTTAACAGGACCGGGATATGATCATATTTGTTCGCTTCTCATAAACACACCTGTTACCGGATATACCGTTCTTGCTACTCCCATTTTATTAAACGCAGGGCTTACAAACGTAAAGTCAGCTACCCCGACACCCTCAGCTATAACTCGCGGCATCGTAAAGGGAAACACGACGGAACACTGTAACGCTCGCGGTCAGATAAAGACCTGCATATTTGACGTAAATCCCTGCACTTTACAGGGCGTTTTTAAAATCACCTGGTCCGGCGGCGATTATGACCTTAGTCTGGTTCGCCCTGACGGAAGTCAAATTGACCCTCAAGACCCGTTCGGGGATTACACCTTTAGGAAGGATGCTACATATGCATACTGCGCCGTAGACCTTCCCGAACCCGGCACATGGACTTGTGTCGTTACGGCAAATGAAGTGCCGCCTGGGGGAGGCACCGTAAATTGTCTCCTTCTCGTTATTGAAGAGACTCCGCCGGAGGTGATTCTTGAAGGATTTGCCGATGGCTATGTCCTAAAGGAACCGGTCGTTGTTACAGCCCGGGGTTATGATATGGATGGTTTTTCCTCACTTGAGTTTTTTCTGAATTACAATGATTTAGTTAGCGTATGGTATGACACTCCGCAGAGCGTAGTGGAAAAGACTTATTTACTGAATCCGACATTACTACCGGACGGGAAGTACACATTTTCCGCCTTATTAGCCGATAACAACTTTTCATCAACCGGCAAGAGCCTGGACTTTATTATTGACAACGTCTTGCCCGTCGCGGATGCAGGTTTGGACAAGGAGGTTTACAATGGTGAAGAAGTCGCCTTTGACGCTTCGTCATCCAGTGACGCGATTGTATTCTTATGGGGTTTCGGCGACGGAACTGTCGACGCATGTGAATTCCCGTACGGTGTCCATACATACAGTAACCCTGGAAGGTATACTGTAACCCTCACCGTTTATGACGATGCCGGGAATATGGCGGAGGATACGGCAAACGTCACTGTGCGCGCAAGGACGCAATAG
- a CDS encoding SDR family oxidoreductase encodes MTAYLVTGGAGFIGSHIVEELVRKGERVRVLDNLSSGKKENLAHLTKSIEFIEGDITNTADVARSVEGVDYILHQAALASVDGSVRDPLLTNAVNITGTLNLLQAACDNKIKRFVYAASSAVYGNTSTLRKSENLSADPLSPYAVTKYTGELYCRIFYRIYGLETVALRYFNVFGPRQDPNSMYAAVIPLFIAAILQGKIPVIYGDGDQSRDFVYVSDVVEANLLACSAPKAPGEVLNVGCGNQITVNQLLTDLKRIMKSDVTPVHQEARPGDVRHSLADITRARKILGYEPAVSLQEGLQKTVAWFMQ; translated from the coding sequence ATGACCGCTTACCTTGTAACCGGAGGCGCCGGCTTTATCGGTTCGCACATCGTTGAAGAACTGGTCCGAAAGGGCGAGCGGGTCCGCGTGCTGGACAACCTCTCTTCCGGTAAAAAGGAAAACCTGGCGCATTTAACGAAAAGCATCGAATTCATTGAAGGGGACATAACCAATACCGCGGACGTAGCCCGTTCGGTAGAGGGCGTTGATTATATCCTGCATCAGGCCGCGCTGGCGTCGGTCGACGGGTCGGTCCGGGACCCTTTGCTGACGAACGCGGTGAACATCACCGGCACGCTGAATCTGCTCCAGGCCGCTTGCGATAACAAGATCAAACGTTTCGTCTATGCAGCTTCGTCAGCGGTTTACGGCAACACATCAACGCTCCGCAAGAGCGAAAACCTGTCCGCCGACCCGTTATCCCCATACGCCGTTACCAAGTATACCGGGGAGCTTTACTGCCGGATTTTTTACAGAATATACGGACTGGAGACAGTAGCGCTGCGGTATTTCAACGTATTCGGCCCCAGGCAGGACCCCAATTCCATGTACGCCGCCGTGATACCGCTTTTTATTGCAGCGATCCTGCAAGGGAAAATCCCCGTGATTTACGGCGACGGAGACCAGTCTCGGGATTTTGTCTACGTTTCGGATGTGGTGGAAGCCAACCTTCTGGCGTGCTCGGCGCCGAAAGCCCCCGGGGAAGTACTCAACGTGGGATGCGGCAATCAAATTACCGTCAATCAACTCCTGACTGACTTGAAGAGGATTATGAAAAGCGACGTGACTCCAGTCCATCAGGAAGCCCGTCCCGGTGACGTGCGTCATTCCCTGGCCGACATCACCCGCGCCCGCAAAATATTGGGTTACGAACCCGCCGTTTCGCTGCAGGAAGGCCTACAGAAAACGGTGGCCTGGTTCATGCAGTAA
- a CDS encoding 3-isopropylmalate dehydratase small subunit, with product MELKGRAHNFGDDVNTDYIISGKYKFKTLDMDELAHHVMEDLDPDFYGKIRPGDFIVAGANFGCGSSREQAPLSIKHARIGAVLAKSFARIFFRNAINTGLPVVECDTDRIKPGDDLVVDLAAGTITNRTRKTSIPVKPLPPVMLKILADGGLVAHFKKYGGFNFSEDRR from the coding sequence ATGGAACTTAAAGGACGAGCGCACAACTTCGGTGACGACGTCAACACCGATTACATCATATCCGGCAAATATAAGTTCAAGACGCTCGATATGGATGAGCTGGCGCACCACGTCATGGAAGACCTTGATCCGGATTTCTATGGAAAGATACGTCCCGGGGACTTTATCGTAGCCGGCGCCAACTTCGGGTGCGGCTCTTCCCGTGAGCAGGCGCCCCTGTCCATCAAGCACGCCAGGATCGGCGCCGTGCTGGCGAAATCCTTCGCCCGGATTTTTTTCCGTAACGCCATCAACACCGGTCTTCCGGTGGTGGAATGCGACACCGACCGGATAAAACCGGGTGACGACCTGGTGGTGGACCTTGCCGCGGGGACCATTACAAACCGAACCAGAAAAACCTCCATTCCGGTTAAACCTCTGCCGCCGGTGATGTTGAAAATCCTTGCCGACGGCGGCCTGGTGGCGCATTTTAAAAAATACGGGGGATTTAATTTTTCAGAAGATAGAAGGTAG
- a CDS encoding isocitrate/isopropylmalate dehydrogenase family protein translates to MHRITLIPGDGTGPDITTAARRVIEASGTGIEWEVVEAGEKVIGEYGTPLPAHVLDSIRKNKTALKGPLTTPVGKGFRSVNVALRQELDLYACLRPAKSLPGIKTRYENVDLIIVRENTEDLYAGIEHKVGRNAAESIKIITREASERVVRFAFELARRENRKKVTAVHKANIMKYSDGLFLECARSVASGYSDIEFEDMIVDAMCMKLVQAPENYDVLVLPNLYGDIVSDLAAGLVGGLGVAPGANIGEETAVFEPVHGSAPKYAGMDKVDPLATILSGVMMLKHLGESAAAERVMCGVTAVLEEGKTVTYDLGGTAKTSEMATAIIEKMR, encoded by the coding sequence ATGCACAGAATAACCCTTATACCGGGGGACGGGACCGGGCCGGATATCACAACCGCCGCGCGGCGGGTGATCGAGGCTTCCGGGACCGGGATAGAATGGGAAGTGGTCGAGGCCGGGGAGAAGGTTATCGGCGAGTACGGCACCCCGCTGCCGGCGCATGTGCTCGATTCCATCAGAAAGAACAAAACAGCACTGAAGGGGCCGCTGACCACCCCGGTCGGTAAAGGCTTCCGCAGCGTCAACGTGGCGCTCAGGCAGGAGCTTGACCTGTACGCCTGCCTGAGGCCGGCGAAAAGCCTGCCCGGTATCAAGACGCGCTACGAAAACGTGGACCTGATCATCGTCCGGGAAAATACCGAGGACCTGTACGCCGGGATCGAACACAAGGTCGGCCGGAACGCGGCGGAAAGCATCAAGATCATAACCCGCGAGGCTTCCGAGCGGGTCGTGCGCTTCGCCTTCGAACTTGCCCGGCGCGAGAACAGGAAGAAAGTCACCGCCGTGCACAAGGCCAACATCATGAAGTACTCAGACGGACTTTTTCTTGAGTGCGCGCGGAGTGTCGCATCCGGCTATTCCGACATCGAATTCGAGGACATGATCGTGGACGCGATGTGCATGAAGCTGGTGCAAGCGCCGGAGAACTACGACGTCCTGGTCCTGCCCAACCTGTACGGCGACATCGTTTCCGATCTAGCGGCGGGCCTGGTGGGCGGGCTCGGCGTGGCCCCCGGCGCCAATATCGGGGAAGAAACCGCGGTATTCGAGCCGGTGCACGGCAGCGCCCCCAAATACGCCGGGATGGACAAGGTCGACCCCCTGGCCACCATCCTCTCGGGGGTAATGATGCTCAAACACCTGGGCGAGTCCGCGGCCGCGGAGCGGGTAATGTGCGGCGTGACCGCCGTATTGGAGGAAGGGAAGACCGTCACCTACGACCTCGGCGGCACCGCCAAAACAAGCGAAATGGCGACCGCGATAATAGAAAAGATGCGGTAG